The genome window GATTTCCAGCGCCTCGGCCTGCACCTGAATTTCGCTGTTCTTTTCCAGCAATTCGGCGGCCCGCTCGGCCTTCTTCAGTTCCTGTTGGTTGTCGCGATAATGGTCGAGCAGCGCCGTGATGTTGAATTTCAGATACACGGACAGCTTGATCTGGGCGGCCATTTCTTTGATGCGACTGGGCCCCAACGCGAGGTCCAAAGGAATGGTGGCGCGGTCGATCGGCACCGGACTTTCGGCCGTTCGCAAGGCAAACTGCAACTGATCAAACAGGGGCCGGGCTGCCAGTTCCCGCTGGCGGGCCAGCGCCACGGCTGACCGGAAGGCATCCCGGCGATCGTCCAGCTCGGCGCCGGGTCGGATGGGCTGCATCCGGCCAAACCAGGATCTCAGTTTGTCGAACACCGCCATCTTCGGCGCTCCCTCAGGGCCTCACATGCGCCCCCCGTCTTCCTCTTACCCGCTCCCTGCGGCCTGCAATCCTGCTGAACGCTTGCTGCGCAGCCGTCCGACTGCCCAGGGCCCTTGGTCGGGGCACGTGCAGCGGCCCCGGGCGTTGCCTGGTTGCCCTGGGAGCACGAAATGACGCCGTTTCTTGCCTTGACCCTCATTCTGGCCGCGTGATACATTGAGCACGCCAGAAGGGACTGCCAGCCGGCCATGACCGAACTTTCCACGCCCGCGACCCTGTCGCGTACGCCCCTCCATCAGGAGCACTGCTCGCTCGGAGCCAGAATGGTTCCCTTCGCGGGATGGGAGATGCCGGTCCAGTACAGCGGCATCCTGGATGAGCACCACGCGGTTCGACAGGCCGCAGGCCTGTTCGATGTCTCTCATATGGGGGAGTTCCAGGTGCGGGGCGTTGGGGCGGAGGCCTTTGTGCAACGGGTCGTCGCCAATGATGTGGCCCGTTTGGCGGCGGACCAGGCCCTCTACACTCAATTCACCCGTCCGGATGGGGGTACCGTGGATGACTTGCTGGTCTACCGGCGCCCGGATGGCTTCTTGCTGGTGGTGAATGCTTCCAACATCGCCAAGGATTGGGCTTGGCTGAAGGGCCACCTGTCCGGCGACGTGGAGCTCACGGATGTGTCCGATGATACCGCCATGTTGGCTTTGCAAGGGCCGTGCGCCGAGCAGATTTTGGCGCCCATTGCGGTGCTGCCCACACCTCTGTCCTCGCAAGGGGCGTTCCGCTGGCAGGATGGTCTAGTCGCTGGTCTGGCCTGCACCGTGGCCCGCACGGGGTACACGGGCGAGGATGGCTTCGAAATTTTCTGCGCGCCGGCGGACGCCCCCGCGCTGTGGCGCGCGTTGCTGGCAGCCGGCGCCGAGCACGGCCTGAAGCCGGCCGGTCTGGGGGCCCGGGACACGTTGCGTCTCGAGGCGGGCTTGCCCCTTTACGGCCACGAGCTGACGGACCAGATCAGCCCGGTGATGGCCGGCCTCACCTGGAGCGTGAAGCTGGATAAAGGGGATTTCCTCGGGCGTGAGGCCCTGACCGCCCAGCGCGCCGGGAGCATGTCGGCTCGCGTGGTGGGTCTGGTGTTGGAAGGCCGGGCGATCGCCCGGCAAGGTTACGCCGTTTTCGCCGCGGGCCAGCCGGTCGGTGAGGTCCTCTCCGGCACGCTCTCGCCCACGCTGCAACAACCCATCGCGACGGCGCTCGTGGCGGCCTCCGCCATCGACAGCCCCTTGACCGTCGAGATTCGCGGGCAGCAACATGCCGCCACGCTGGTGCGTTTGCCGTTCTATCGTCGCCCCGCCACCACGAGAGATGGAGCTTGAGTCATGACCTTGCCCGCGCAGATTGCCTTCGTTTCCTCCCACGAGTACCTGGTTCCCGATGCGGAAGGGGCCACCATCGGCATCTCCAAGTACGCCGCTGAACAGCTCGGGGACGTCGTCTTCGTCGAGTTGCCCCCGGTTGGGAAGCAGCTGGCACGCGGGGAGTCGTTCGGCGTGGTCGAGTCGGTCAAGGCCGTCTCGGACCTGTATGCTCCGATGGCGGGTGAAGTGGTGGCCGTCAACGAGGCCCTGAATCAGGAGCCCGGGCTGGTCAGTGAAGATCCTTACGGGCAGGGGTGGATCATCCGGATGAAGGGCACGCGTCCGGAGGCTGGGGACGGCCTGATGGATGCGGCCGCCTATGAGGCCTACCTCGGAGGATTGTGATGAACCCTTATCTTCCCCTGTCTGCCGACGACCGTCGCGAAATGCTGGCGGAGGTCGGCTTTCCTTCCTTTGAAGCCATGGTCGCCCACGTGCCGGCCAGGTTGCGTTTGCCTGAACTGCGCCTACCGGAGGGACTCAGCGAATTTGAAGTTCAGGCCGCGATGCGCGACCTGGCCGCACGGAACCGGGTTCCGGATGGCCGCACCTTCCTTGGTGCCGGCGTGTATCAGCGCTTCGTGCCGGCAGCGGTCGACGCCCTGGTCTCGCGTGCCGAGTTCTACACGGCGTATACGCCCTACCAGCCTGAGGTCAGCCAGGGGACGCTGCAGTACACCTATGAGTACCAGAGTCTGATCTGCGCCCTGACGGGCATGGACGTGTCAAACGCCAGCCTGTACGACGCATCGACCGCCGTGGCGGAAGCCGCGTTCATGGCCATGCGGATCACCGGTCGTCGAGACGTCGTCGTGGCCGACACCGTGCATCCGGAATACGTGGAAGTGCTGCGCACCTACGCGCGGGGGCCGGAGCCGACGGTCCGCCTGGCCGCGACCTCGGATGGCCTGCTGGACCCGGAGTCATTGCCCTCGCTGCTGTCCAGTGAAACGGCCTGCCTGGTCGTTCAGACGCCCAACTTCCTCGGACTGGTGGAGGCGATGCCAGCCCTCGCCGAGGCGGCGCACGCGGTGGGGGCCTTGCTGGTGGCGGTGGTGGACCCCGTCTCGCTGGCCGTGCTGACCCCGCCAGGGGACTACGGCGCCGATATCGTGGTCGGCGATGGTCAGTCTGTCGGCAATCTGCCCCAGTTCGGGGGGCCTCACGTGGGCTTCATGGCCTGCCGGAGCGAGCATTTCCGCCAGCTGCCCGGTCGCATCGTCGGGGCCACCGTCGACTCGCGCGGAGACCGCGCCTACACGCTGACCTTGCAGACGCGCGAGCAACACATCCGCCGCGAAAAGGCCACCAGCAACATCTGCACCAACCAGGCCCTTTGCGCGCTGGCCGTGACCGTCTACCTGTCGCTGGCCGGGGCCGAGGGGTTGCGCCAGGTGGCGGAAACCTCTGCGGCACGCGCCCACGACCTGGCCCGTCGCATCGCGGCTTTGCCGGGTTACCAGCTGGCCCATGCGGGGCCCTTCTTGCATGAGTTCGTGGTGCGGGCGCCCGTTCCTGCGGCCGCCTTGCTTGAAGCCCTGGAAGCTCAGGGGATTCTGGGCGGCGTGGCACTCGAACGCTGGTTCCCCGACCGTGAGCGGGATTTCCTGGTGGCGGTCACGGAGGTCAACACCCCCGCGGCCCTCGAGGCCTTCGTGGCGGCGCTGGCGGCCTGCGCCAGTGCGACCGTTCCCTCACGTTGACGGCCTGCGCCAGCGCGAGCTTCCCTCGCGCTGGCGGCTCCCTGCGCGCTGCTCCTGGACGTGGTGGGCGTTCCGGTTGCCCCCCCCCAGCCTGAGCTGCCTGCTTGCACGCCAAGTCCAATGCCTCCCTGGCATCTGGCACGAAGGCCTGGGGCAAACCTTGTCTGATCTGGCCTTCGCCCGACGGCGTGGCGGGCGTACCATCGCGGATGTCAGCGGAGTTCTCGGATGTGACGCTGCCGTCTGACACGAGGAGGGTCGCCTGGTGTTATCGAAGCAAGCTCCCCCCAAGCGGGTTCCCCTGTTACGCGTCTGTTCCAATTCCAACCCGGCCTCGGTGGCCGGGGCGATCGCCGGCGTGATCCGCGAAACGGGTCACTGCGAGGTGCAGGCCATCGGGGCGGGGGCGGTCAATCAGACGGTCAAGGCGATCGGTATCGCCCGCGGCTACGTGGCTCCATCTGGCCTGAACCTGGTCACGATTCCTGCCTTTCTGGACATCGAGGTGAATGGCGAGGAGCGCACGGCCATTCGTTTCATCATCGAGCCGCGTTGACAGGGGGCCGCAAGCCCCGTTAGTGTGAGGCCGCAGGAGGGTACGAGCCCAGGGGGGCTCGGCCCCTCCCTTTGGCAGAGGTCTCTTTGCATCGGTTCCGTTTTGCGTTATCCACTCTGGCCCTGACCCTGGCCCTGGGAGGCCCTTTCGCGGCTCCCGCCCGGGCTCAGACCGCGTTGTTCGAGCCGGGCAGCAGCTGGACGACCCTGCAGACGCCTCACTTCCGCATCTATCACACGCCGGAGCTGGCCCACAAGGCCCGCGAGGTGGCTGCCATTGCCGAAGACGCCCACCGCCTGCTGGTTCCCATGATGCAAGTGGAGCCTCCGGACGTGACGGAGGTGGTGATCTCGGATGTCTTTGACGAACTGAACAGCCTCGCGCACAACAGCCCGCACCGGGCGGTCTGGCTCTGGATGACGCCGCCGAATCCGGATGAGGGGATGCCGATCGGGCGTTATGACCAGTGGTTGCGTCTGCTCTTCATTCACGAATACACCCACATCCTGCAATTTGAACACACGCCCTGGCTGGTCAATCAGATCAACTCCGCAGCCGGTGGCTTCATCTTCAGCCAGTTGCCGACCCTGCCGATCGAGGTGACGCTGCAACTGCCGGACCTGCTCACCAACGTGCCTTCCTACTTCACGGAAGGGTTGGCGGTGTATACCGAGAGCAAGTTCACCGGCGGCGGACGCGGCCTCGAGGGCGATTTCGAGATGACGCGTCGCATGGCCTTCTGGGAGGGCAAGGTTCCCGCTTACGATCAGGTGTTCGGGCGATATATGCTCGAATGGCCGATGGGCGGCTATGAATACACCTGGGGCAGCGCCTTCATCGCCCACCTGGTGGCGCGCCACGGGGAAAAGGCGCCCGCCGAGATTCTCCGGCAGTACGGGGTGTTTCCCTACCTGGGCTTCGACAATGCCGTGTGGCGGGCCACCGGGGAGACGGCGCAGCAGATCTGGGCCGATATGGTCCGAACCCTGGGGGCGCGCTACGAGGCCGAGCGGCTGGTCTGGAAAGCGCGCGCGGACAAGCGGGAGACGCTGGCGCGCTTTCCGGTGCCCAAACTGGTGACCGACACCGGCCGTCACCATCGCCATCCACTCTGGTTGCCCGATGGAACGCTCTGGTACACGGAGGCCGCTCGTAACCAGTCCGCCAAGATCTACGCCGACAAGCTGGATGGTTCGCCGCGCGAAGTGGTGATGTCCAAGAGCACCCGCTCGGCCGTGTCGGTCGCGGAAAATCCAGATCTGGTTTACTACGAAGCCGACACCTCCGAGTCTCCCCGCGGTCTGACCAGCTACCGAGACATCTTCGTGCTGGACCGCAAAACCAAGAAGAAAAAACAGCTCACCAAGAATGCGCGGCTGTTCGCGCCGATGGTGTCGCCTGATGGCAAGCGCCTCGTGGGCGTTCCCAACGGTGGGGGGAAAACCGGTCTGGCCATTTACGACGCCGCCTCCGGTCGTCACCTGCGAGAATGGCTGTTCGACCAGAATGCTTACCAGTTCGGCAATCCGGTCTGGTCGCCGGATGGCAAGCGTCTGGCCGTGGCCGTCTGGCATGCCGGCACCCGTGACCTCTGGTTGGTCGACGCGGAAAAAGGCGACATGAAGCCGCTCTGGCGCGACCTCGCGCTCGATTTTTATCCGACCTGGACGCCTGATGGACGGGGCTTGGTGTTCGTCTCGGATCGCACCGATGGGGTGTTCAACGTGCACGTCTTCGACCTGGCGACCCGACGCCTGCGGGCCCTCACGGATGTGCCCGGGGGGGCCTTTGACCCGGTTGTTTCGCCGGATGGCAAGCAGATTGCCTTCGCCACCTATTCGGGCCGCGGCTATGACATCGCCCTGATCCCCTTCGAGGCGGCACCCGCCCCGCACGGTGTGGCGGTGCGCTCGGCCGGTCCCGTGCCGGAACTGCCGAGCCTGCCCCCCGCCACCATCCGGGGCATCTCGCCCTACAATCCGCTCACGACCATGGGGCCGAGTACCTGGTTCCCGCTGTTTTCGCAGG of Candidatus Sericytochromatia bacterium contains these proteins:
- the gcvT gene encoding glycine cleavage system aminomethyltransferase GcvT, yielding MTELSTPATLSRTPLHQEHCSLGARMVPFAGWEMPVQYSGILDEHHAVRQAAGLFDVSHMGEFQVRGVGAEAFVQRVVANDVARLAADQALYTQFTRPDGGTVDDLLVYRRPDGFLLVVNASNIAKDWAWLKGHLSGDVELTDVSDDTAMLALQGPCAEQILAPIAVLPTPLSSQGAFRWQDGLVAGLACTVARTGYTGEDGFEIFCAPADAPALWRALLAAGAEHGLKPAGLGARDTLRLEAGLPLYGHELTDQISPVMAGLTWSVKLDKGDFLGREALTAQRAGSMSARVVGLVLEGRAIARQGYAVFAAGQPVGEVLSGTLSPTLQQPIATALVAASAIDSPLTVEIRGQQHAATLVRLPFYRRPATTRDGA
- the gcvH gene encoding glycine cleavage system protein GcvH; the encoded protein is MTLPAQIAFVSSHEYLVPDAEGATIGISKYAAEQLGDVVFVELPPVGKQLARGESFGVVESVKAVSDLYAPMAGEVVAVNEALNQEPGLVSEDPYGQGWIIRMKGTRPEAGDGLMDAAAYEAYLGGL
- the gcvPA gene encoding aminomethyl-transferring glycine dehydrogenase subunit GcvPA; this encodes MNPYLPLSADDRREMLAEVGFPSFEAMVAHVPARLRLPELRLPEGLSEFEVQAAMRDLAARNRVPDGRTFLGAGVYQRFVPAAVDALVSRAEFYTAYTPYQPEVSQGTLQYTYEYQSLICALTGMDVSNASLYDASTAVAEAAFMAMRITGRRDVVVADTVHPEYVEVLRTYARGPEPTVRLAATSDGLLDPESLPSLLSSETACLVVQTPNFLGLVEAMPALAEAAHAVGALLVAVVDPVSLAVLTPPGDYGADIVVGDGQSVGNLPQFGGPHVGFMACRSEHFRQLPGRIVGATVDSRGDRAYTLTLQTREQHIRREKATSNICTNQALCALAVTVYLSLAGAEGLRQVAETSAARAHDLARRIAALPGYQLAHAGPFLHEFVVRAPVPAAALLEALEAQGILGGVALERWFPDRERDFLVAVTEVNTPAALEAFVAALAACASATVPSR
- a CDS encoding stage V sporulation protein S, which translates into the protein MLSKQAPPKRVPLLRVCSNSNPASVAGAIAGVIRETGHCEVQAIGAGAVNQTVKAIGIARGYVAPSGLNLVTIPAFLDIEVNGEERTAIRFIIEPR
- a CDS encoding BamA/TamA family outer membrane protein; its protein translation is MHRFRFALSTLALTLALGGPFAAPARAQTALFEPGSSWTTLQTPHFRIYHTPELAHKAREVAAIAEDAHRLLVPMMQVEPPDVTEVVISDVFDELNSLAHNSPHRAVWLWMTPPNPDEGMPIGRYDQWLRLLFIHEYTHILQFEHTPWLVNQINSAAGGFIFSQLPTLPIEVTLQLPDLLTNVPSYFTEGLAVYTESKFTGGGRGLEGDFEMTRRMAFWEGKVPAYDQVFGRYMLEWPMGGYEYTWGSAFIAHLVARHGEKAPAEILRQYGVFPYLGFDNAVWRATGETAQQIWADMVRTLGARYEAERLVWKARADKRETLARFPVPKLVTDTGRHHRHPLWLPDGTLWYTEAARNQSAKIYADKLDGSPREVVMSKSTRSAVSVAENPDLVYYEADTSESPRGLTSYRDIFVLDRKTKKKKQLTKNARLFAPMVSPDGKRLVGVPNGGGKTGLAIYDAASGRHLREWLFDQNAYQFGNPVWSPDGKRLAVAVWHAGTRDLWLVDAEKGDMKPLWRDLALDFYPTWTPDGRGLVFVSDRTDGVFNVHVFDLATRRLRALTDVPGGAFDPVVSPDGKQIAFATYSGRGYDIALIPFEAAPAPHGVAVRSAGPVPELPSLPPATIRGISPYNPLTTMGPSTWFPLFSQDEQGRNVTLYTYWQDLLRQQSLVLIGGYGLNSGRLNYGFNYGNSAGALPWSLFAIEYAGLGRQPLFPDKEVPEDIVWANRWQWNKSATLSMQWPGLRYPLFEPPPITGDNWTFGLRTERVEDYALEIEDTAVPDKYADKFPADQRLTPVMNGDLPAVWTADNPGSYHSAFVQWQRAQSVRWPYDYGPSEGQLTTLGAEQGIPVAGMPVERTFTRLWADHRFYVPLPQKHSLALRTTGGLVYNRNGDFYMAAWRAPFGYQPLSTLNRWDLTSATDYSNRMILLRGHNFAVGNRVVSAGLEYRWPIMEVMRGWGEFPLFINQLYGVAFLDGGAFWGVDSTSLDLPTLNDTLSGTGAELRARTAAFQGVPVDLRLGFAQGITRGASLRGDFQVNWGLGTTF